A single region of the Streptomyces virginiae genome encodes:
- a CDS encoding DUF4166 domain-containing protein: protein MTSIFRAHMGAEFDRLHPQIQRRFSVGLTSGEGCVGRGTMERIWHGPGYVKPFLRLGGTRNILVPREGRDVPFVIENLPYLDSFGRETVTFVRTFQLPDGPHRFDATMVHSPERDCVLDYLGTHQHLASDLHMSAEPDGSLLIRSGEHRFREGPVDVRVPDLIGGDAEVRESFDDATGRFRIRVRVVNRRFGPLFGYEGSFTAEYVDAREQWATGLCGDLRPVREEARA from the coding sequence ATGACCTCCATCTTCCGGGCCCACATGGGCGCCGAGTTCGACCGTCTGCACCCGCAGATCCAGCGCCGCTTCTCGGTGGGGCTCACGAGCGGCGAGGGCTGTGTCGGCCGCGGCACCATGGAGCGGATATGGCACGGCCCCGGTTATGTGAAGCCCTTCCTCCGGCTCGGCGGAACACGGAACATCCTGGTGCCGCGCGAGGGGCGCGACGTCCCCTTCGTCATCGAGAACCTCCCCTACCTCGACTCCTTCGGCCGCGAGACCGTCACCTTCGTCCGGACCTTCCAGCTGCCCGACGGGCCGCACCGGTTCGACGCCACCATGGTCCACAGCCCCGAACGCGACTGCGTCCTCGACTACCTGGGCACCCACCAGCACCTCGCCAGCGACCTCCACATGAGCGCCGAGCCCGACGGCTCGCTGCTCATCCGCTCCGGCGAACACCGCTTCCGTGAGGGCCCCGTCGACGTCCGCGTGCCCGACCTGATCGGCGGCGACGCCGAGGTCCGCGAGTCCTTCGACGACGCCACCGGCCGGTTCCGGATCCGGGTGCGCGTGGTCAACCGCCGCTTCGGACCGCTCTTCGGCTACGAGGGCTCCTTCACCGCGGAGTACGTCGACGCCCGCGAACAGTGGGCGACCGGCCTGTGCGGCGACCTGCGGCCGGTCCGCGAGGAGGCCCGGGCATGA
- a CDS encoding TetR/AcrR family transcriptional regulator: MSAATKEKLLEGALRTLAEQGVAKASARTVAATAGVGQGLIFYHFGSVDELLAAACRYGAEQRVARYRDRLAALGSLAELLEFARAMHEEERAAGNVALLGQLLAAGQTSPVLAAATADGLGLWIEELEKVLTRLLAATPLEGYADPAGLARATAASFIGIELYEGVDPQGAGSALAALEQLAGLATMLEGLGSLSQRVVRHGLRRGTR; the protein is encoded by the coding sequence ATGAGCGCCGCCACCAAGGAGAAGCTGCTCGAAGGAGCCCTGCGCACCCTGGCCGAGCAGGGCGTCGCCAAGGCCTCCGCACGCACCGTCGCGGCCACCGCCGGGGTGGGGCAGGGCCTGATCTTCTACCACTTCGGCTCCGTGGACGAGCTGCTCGCCGCGGCCTGCCGGTACGGCGCCGAGCAGCGCGTGGCCCGCTACCGCGACCGCCTCGCCGCCCTGGGCAGCCTCGCCGAACTGCTGGAGTTCGCCCGCGCCATGCACGAGGAGGAACGGGCCGCCGGGAACGTCGCCCTGCTCGGGCAGCTGCTGGCCGCCGGGCAGACCTCGCCCGTCCTCGCCGCCGCCACCGCCGACGGGCTCGGACTGTGGATCGAGGAGCTGGAGAAGGTCCTCACCCGGCTGCTGGCGGCGACCCCGCTGGAGGGGTACGCCGACCCGGCCGGGCTGGCCCGGGCCACGGCCGCCTCCTTCATCGGCATCGAGCTGTACGAAGGGGTCGACCCGCAGGGCGCCGGCAGCGCGCTCGCCGCGCTGGAACAGCTCGCCGGACTGGCCACGATGCTGGAAGGTCTCGGCTCCCTGAGCCAGCGCGTGGTGCGGCACGGCCTGCGGCGCGGCACCCGCTGA
- a CDS encoding glycosyltransferase family 2 protein, with product MAPESFDYETHSRLAGPLARPTPGPDGVYRVEYRSLLSREEVRTRIRAIALMTLAPVAAAGLLLYLVWPSHWTVREGAARWLVVLDATMLCSIALIMLFTLVNVVSIAHATMVARDPVPVPAEPGTRVAFLTTYVPGKEPLAMVRATLQGARRVRHDGPLDIWLLDEGDDPEARALCARLGVRHFTRKGVPEWNTAQGPHRARTKHGNYNSWLLRHGDDYEFFASVDTDHVPLANYLERMLGFFRDPDVAFVVGPQVYGNYTEAVTKAAESQQYLFHALIQRAGNRYGAPMFVGTNNAVRISALRQIGGLYDSITEDMATGFELHRSRNPATGRFWRSVYTPDVLAVGEGPASWTDLFTQQLRWSRGTYETLFKQYRKSLFTMPAGRRLNYTLMLVYYPMTAVNWLLGILSCALFLWFGASGTQVSSKVWLMLYADAAALQVGLYLWNRRHNVSPHEPAGSGGVAGMALSAVCAPVYLRSLGSAVLRTEGRFVVTPKGGDASPDRLATFRIHLFWAAVLIASLLASVRFEHTHVAMRVWAVLALAIALAPLAVWCVTRGRPGSGGGTEPGSEPGEEPAYVQATGGN from the coding sequence GTGGCGCCGGAAAGCTTCGACTACGAGACGCACAGCCGCCTCGCCGGTCCCCTCGCGCGACCGACCCCCGGCCCCGACGGCGTGTACCGGGTGGAGTACCGCTCCCTGCTCTCGCGCGAGGAGGTCCGCACCCGAATACGGGCGATCGCCCTCATGACCCTCGCCCCGGTGGCCGCGGCCGGACTGCTGCTCTACCTGGTCTGGCCCAGTCACTGGACCGTCCGGGAGGGCGCAGCCCGTTGGCTGGTCGTCCTCGATGCCACGATGCTCTGCTCCATCGCGCTGATCATGCTTTTCACCCTGGTCAACGTGGTGTCGATCGCCCACGCCACGATGGTCGCCCGCGACCCCGTCCCCGTACCGGCCGAGCCCGGCACCCGCGTCGCGTTCCTGACGACCTACGTCCCCGGCAAGGAACCCCTCGCCATGGTGCGGGCCACGCTCCAGGGCGCGCGGCGCGTGCGCCACGACGGGCCGCTGGACATATGGCTGCTGGACGAGGGCGACGACCCCGAGGCCCGGGCGCTGTGCGCGCGGCTCGGTGTACGGCATTTCACCCGCAAGGGCGTGCCCGAGTGGAACACGGCCCAAGGCCCCCACCGGGCGAGGACCAAGCACGGCAACTACAACTCCTGGCTGCTGCGGCACGGCGACGACTACGAGTTCTTCGCCTCCGTCGACACCGACCACGTCCCGCTCGCGAACTACCTGGAGCGGATGCTCGGATTCTTCCGCGACCCCGACGTCGCCTTCGTCGTCGGCCCCCAGGTCTACGGCAACTACACCGAGGCCGTCACCAAGGCCGCCGAATCCCAGCAGTACCTCTTCCACGCCCTGATCCAGCGCGCCGGCAACCGGTACGGCGCCCCGATGTTCGTCGGCACCAACAACGCCGTCCGGATCAGCGCCCTGCGGCAGATCGGCGGGCTCTACGACTCCATCACCGAGGACATGGCCACCGGCTTCGAGCTCCACCGCAGCAGGAACCCGGCCACGGGGCGGTTCTGGCGCTCCGTCTACACCCCCGACGTACTCGCCGTCGGCGAGGGCCCCGCCTCCTGGACCGACCTCTTCACCCAGCAGCTGCGCTGGTCGCGCGGCACCTACGAGACCTTGTTCAAGCAGTACCGCAAGAGCCTGTTCACGATGCCCGCCGGGCGCCGGCTCAACTACACGTTGATGCTCGTCTACTACCCGATGACCGCGGTGAACTGGCTGCTCGGCATCCTCAGCTGCGCCCTCTTCCTCTGGTTCGGCGCCTCCGGCACCCAGGTCTCCTCCAAGGTCTGGCTGATGCTCTACGCCGACGCGGCCGCCCTCCAGGTGGGCCTCTACCTGTGGAACCGCCGCCACAACGTCTCGCCCCACGAACCGGCGGGCTCCGGCGGCGTCGCGGGCATGGCCCTGTCCGCGGTCTGCGCGCCCGTCTACCTCAGGTCGCTCGGCTCGGCGGTGCTGCGCACCGAGGGCCGTTTCGTCGTCACCCCCAAGGGCGGGGACGCCAGCCCCGACCGGTTGGCGACCTTCCGCATCCACCTCTTCTGGGCCGCCGTCCTGATCGCCTCGCTGCTCGCGTCCGTCCGCTTCGAGCACACGCACGTCGCCATGCGCGTCTGGGCGGTGCTGGCCCTGGCCATCGCACTCGCCCCGCTCGCCGTGTGGTGCGTGACGCGCGGCCGACCGGGGTCCGGGGGCGGGACGGAACCGGGCTCCGAGCCGGGTGAGGAGCCGGCGTACGTCCAAGCGACAGGAGGGAACTGA
- a CDS encoding kelch motif-containing protein, which produces MDYRPSKKFKKTALGAAAVLVLVALNAPAALSFAEDKYHSYKIGQTSYRIQYGSWGLVGLPEEYRINAMHAALLHTGKVLLIAGSGNNQKNFDKGTFETVLWNPEDNSFKKIPTPEDFFCAGHSQLPDGRLLVAGGTARYEVLHGKVTRAGGRMRVKNENPDKTVKLRKGTRFRSPSGVEYEAKFDVVVPKARKNFEITYGRGGKAMPWRTTVVAAESRVFVEAVKPGAAGLTTEAAQYEVVGLTGKDADNVYGLAERLSADKQDFQGIKSAYEFDPEAEKYLRVDPMSDARWYPTLVTLEDGRVLAVSGLNDVGDVVPGDNEYYDPQTKKWSKAPFHYFPTYPALFLMQGGKLLYTGSNAGYGPKTKGREPGVWDLATNTFEKVGGLAEPDRMETSSSLLLAPAQDQKVMVLGGGGVGESKLSSGRTAIIDLKEENPVFRSSARLPRATRYLSSVLLPDDSVFTTGGSADYRGRGASDIHKAQFYYPRTDSFVAAADPTVGRNYHSEALLLPDGRVATFGSDPLFADKDNTRLGKFEHRMEVYSPPYLYRDPARRPVLGDGPEAFDAAGRATFATADPERIARARLMRPSAVTHTTDVEQRSIELGLTKADRSVTVEVPQDPTLVPPGWYMLFVTDADGTPSVAKWLQVKAPRPAAP; this is translated from the coding sequence ATGGACTACCGGCCTTCGAAGAAGTTCAAGAAGACCGCCCTGGGCGCCGCGGCCGTGCTGGTGCTCGTCGCGCTCAACGCGCCCGCCGCGCTCTCCTTCGCCGAGGACAAGTACCACTCGTACAAGATCGGGCAGACCAGCTACCGGATCCAGTACGGGTCGTGGGGCCTGGTCGGGCTCCCCGAGGAGTACCGGATCAACGCCATGCACGCGGCCCTGCTGCACACGGGGAAGGTGCTGCTCATCGCCGGTAGCGGCAACAACCAGAAGAACTTCGACAAGGGCACCTTCGAGACCGTCCTGTGGAATCCCGAGGACAACAGCTTCAAGAAGATCCCGACCCCGGAGGACTTCTTCTGCGCCGGGCACAGCCAGCTGCCCGACGGGCGCCTGCTGGTGGCCGGCGGCACCGCCCGCTACGAGGTCCTGCACGGGAAGGTCACCCGGGCGGGCGGCCGGATGCGGGTCAAGAACGAGAACCCCGACAAGACCGTCAAGCTGCGCAAGGGCACCCGGTTCCGGTCCCCGTCCGGGGTGGAGTACGAGGCGAAGTTCGACGTGGTCGTGCCGAAGGCCAGGAAGAACTTCGAGATCACCTACGGGCGCGGCGGAAAGGCGATGCCCTGGCGGACCACCGTGGTCGCCGCCGAGTCACGGGTCTTCGTGGAGGCGGTGAAGCCCGGCGCCGCGGGGCTGACGACGGAGGCCGCGCAGTACGAGGTGGTCGGGCTGACCGGCAAGGACGCCGACAACGTCTACGGGCTCGCGGAGCGACTGAGCGCCGACAAACAGGACTTCCAGGGCATCAAGTCGGCGTACGAGTTCGACCCGGAGGCGGAGAAGTACCTCCGCGTCGACCCGATGAGCGACGCCCGCTGGTATCCGACGCTCGTGACCCTGGAGGACGGGCGGGTGCTCGCGGTCTCCGGCCTCAACGACGTGGGCGACGTGGTGCCCGGCGACAACGAGTACTACGACCCGCAGACCAAGAAGTGGTCGAAGGCTCCCTTCCACTACTTCCCGACCTATCCCGCGCTCTTCCTCATGCAGGGCGGCAAGCTCCTCTACACCGGCTCCAACGCGGGCTACGGCCCCAAGACCAAGGGGCGCGAGCCGGGTGTGTGGGACCTGGCGACCAACACGTTCGAGAAGGTGGGCGGGCTCGCCGAGCCGGACCGCATGGAGACCTCCTCCTCGCTCCTGCTGGCGCCCGCCCAGGACCAGAAGGTGATGGTCCTCGGCGGCGGCGGGGTCGGCGAGTCCAAGCTCTCCTCCGGCCGGACCGCGATCATCGACCTGAAGGAGGAGAACCCGGTCTTCCGGTCCTCGGCGCGGCTGCCCCGCGCCACCCGCTATCTGAGCAGCGTGCTGCTGCCGGACGACTCGGTCTTCACCACGGGCGGTTCCGCCGACTACCGCGGCCGCGGTGCCAGCGACATCCACAAGGCGCAGTTCTACTACCCGCGCACCGACTCCTTCGTGGCCGCCGCGGACCCGACCGTGGGCCGCAACTACCACTCCGAGGCGCTGCTGTTGCCGGACGGGCGGGTGGCGACCTTCGGCTCGGACCCGCTCTTCGCCGACAAGGACAACACCAGGCTGGGCAAGTTCGAGCACCGGATGGAGGTGTACTCGCCCCCGTACCTCTACCGGGACCCGGCCCGGCGGCCGGTCCTGGGCGACGGGCCCGAAGCGTTCGACGCGGCCGGGCGGGCCACCTTCGCCACCGCGGACCCGGAGCGGATCGCGCGGGCCCGCCTGATGCGACCGAGCGCGGTCACGCACACCACGGACGTGGAGCAGCGTTCGATCGAGCTCGGGCTGACCAAGGCGGACCGCTCGGTCACGGTCGAGGTGCCCCAGGACCCGACGCTGGTGCCGCCGGGCTGGTACATGCTGTTCGTGACCGACGCGGACGGGACGCCGTCGGTGGCGAAGTGGCTCCAGGTCAAGGCCCCGCGGCCGGCGGCCCCGTAG
- a CDS encoding glycoside hydrolase family 6 protein produces MPPAARRPRFRTTAPVLGLLALLAAAPACGGEPAPESGTPAASPVAPSPIVAAEESPFWVDPHSDAARQVAAWEAAGRNSDAQVLRRIADRPLTLWGPGDDPGPEIRRARAGARATGRTLLLAAYNIPYRDCGQHSAGGAPDARAYRSWIGAFADNIEDTKAVVVLEPDAIAHIIDGCTRPEHHAERYQLLSEAVDRLKKNRNTKVYLDAGNPAWIPNPMDLVDPLFKAGLARADGFALNVSNFQPDAAARAYGAKISQGTSGKHFVIDTSRNGDGPLPGDRAQAWCNPPGRALGAPPTDRTGDPLVDAYLWVKRPGESDGTCRGGPSAGTWWPDYALGLARRARE; encoded by the coding sequence ATGCCCCCCGCCGCTCGCAGGCCGCGTTTTCGCACCACCGCCCCCGTCCTCGGCCTCCTCGCGCTCCTCGCCGCGGCCCCCGCCTGCGGCGGTGAACCCGCGCCCGAGTCGGGCACCCCCGCCGCCTCGCCCGTGGCGCCCTCCCCCATCGTCGCGGCCGAGGAGTCCCCGTTCTGGGTGGACCCGCACAGCGACGCCGCCCGGCAGGTCGCCGCGTGGGAGGCCGCCGGCCGCAACAGCGACGCCCAGGTGCTGCGCCGGATCGCGGACCGCCCGCTCACCCTGTGGGGGCCGGGTGACGACCCCGGTCCCGAGATCCGCCGGGCCCGGGCGGGGGCCCGGGCCACCGGGCGGACCCTGCTGCTCGCCGCGTACAACATCCCCTACCGGGACTGCGGGCAGCACTCGGCCGGCGGCGCCCCGGACGCCCGCGCCTACCGGAGCTGGATCGGCGCCTTCGCCGACAACATCGAGGACACCAAGGCCGTCGTCGTCCTGGAGCCCGACGCGATCGCGCACATCATCGACGGGTGCACCCGGCCCGAGCACCACGCCGAGCGCTACCAACTGCTCTCCGAGGCCGTCGACCGGCTGAAGAAGAACCGCAACACCAAGGTCTATCTGGACGCCGGCAACCCGGCCTGGATCCCCAACCCGATGGACCTCGTCGACCCCCTCTTCAAGGCGGGCCTCGCCCGCGCCGACGGCTTCGCCCTCAACGTCTCCAACTTCCAGCCCGACGCGGCCGCCCGGGCCTACGGCGCGAAGATCTCCCAGGGCACCAGCGGCAAGCACTTCGTCATCGACACCAGCCGCAACGGCGACGGCCCACTGCCCGGCGACCGCGCCCAGGCCTGGTGCAATCCGCCGGGCCGCGCCCTCGGGGCGCCGCCGACCGACCGGACGGGCGACCCGCTCGTCGACGCGTACCTCTGGGTCAAGCGGCCCGGCGAGTCCGACGGGACCTGCCGCGGCGGCCCGTCGGCCGGCACCTGGTGGCCGGACTACGCCCTGGGGCTGGCCCGCCGCGCCCGCGAATGA
- a CDS encoding ArsR/SmtB family transcription factor codes for MGLHHYFGHEDLLRCRFALSPAWETMEAVRTLKLTERQGYHLPWLRGIRAAADGLDLRPLWLLMPHRGHSADFIGPPPSGPGVSFAEELALIRGADPAAAHEDMRKSLACTPGALDSDTGRHLLADPARAVHELADLMERAWSLLIEPHWPRLRALLEADILFHSRRLAAGGLQSLFDGLHPGLAWDPATLTLTIERPSHHERVLGGQGLLLMPSAFIWPGIAGGFDPPWQPTIVYPARGVGALWTPAQENTPDALARLLGRARAEVLCALEEPASTTALAHRLGLAPSTVSAHLGVLHAAGLLISARHGHQVRYERTPLAIALTTGDPAP; via the coding sequence ATGGGGTTGCACCACTACTTCGGGCACGAGGATCTGCTGCGGTGCCGGTTCGCGCTGTCGCCCGCGTGGGAGACGATGGAGGCGGTCCGCACCCTGAAGCTCACGGAACGGCAGGGCTACCACCTGCCCTGGCTGCGGGGGATCCGCGCCGCTGCCGACGGGTTGGACCTGCGGCCGTTGTGGCTGCTGATGCCGCACCGCGGGCACAGCGCGGACTTCATCGGCCCGCCGCCGAGCGGACCGGGGGTCTCCTTCGCGGAGGAGCTCGCGCTGATCCGCGGGGCGGACCCGGCCGCGGCGCACGAGGACATGCGCAAGTCGCTGGCCTGCACGCCCGGCGCCCTCGACAGCGATACGGGCCGCCACCTCCTCGCCGATCCGGCGCGGGCCGTACACGAACTGGCCGATCTGATGGAGCGGGCCTGGAGCCTGCTGATCGAGCCGCACTGGCCGCGGCTGCGGGCCCTGCTGGAGGCGGACATCCTCTTCCACTCGCGGCGCCTGGCCGCCGGCGGGCTCCAGTCGCTCTTCGACGGTCTGCACCCGGGCCTCGCCTGGGATCCCGCCACCCTCACCCTGACCATCGAGCGGCCCAGTCACCACGAGCGCGTCCTGGGCGGCCAGGGGCTGCTGCTGATGCCGAGCGCCTTCATCTGGCCGGGGATCGCGGGCGGCTTCGACCCGCCCTGGCAGCCCACCATCGTCTATCCGGCGCGTGGCGTCGGCGCCCTGTGGACCCCGGCCCAGGAGAACACCCCGGACGCGCTCGCCCGGCTGCTGGGCCGGGCCCGGGCCGAGGTGCTGTGCGCGCTGGAGGAGCCGGCCTCCACCACGGCGCTGGCCCACCGGCTCGGTCTGGCCCCGTCCACGGTCTCGGCCCATCTGGGGGTCCTGCACGCGGCGGGACTGCTCATCTCCGCCCGTCACGGCCACCAGGTCCGCTATGAGCGCACCCCGCTGGCGATCGCCCTCACCACGGGCGACCCCGCCCCCTGA
- a CDS encoding MFS transporter, which yields MPADTQAPGRSAPPPGYRSVFRVREFRTVFAAHLLSVFGVVVAEISLSVLVYRTTGSPLMSALTFALGFLPYVLGGTLLAGIADRHPARRVLVTCDLVCALCAAAMVAPGTPVAVLLVLRCAMAFVAPLFQGTRNASLSDILGTGDAFVLGRSLLRMVAQSAQLIGFGLGGLLLTVLAPRAAIALTAAGFLGSALLLRLGTRSRPARGGARTSPLAGLRAVLGRRRLRALMLLFWLPPVFLVVPEALLAPYADGIGVGTAALGLMMCAMPVGTIAGELWAGSALTARTRSRIVIPLASAGLLPLLLFALRPGLPVVLAALLLAGLAHAYTLGLDQWYVDAVPDELRGRAMTLLSTGLMTLQGVGMALAGLAAEFRPVHEVVTGAGVLGTGVVLLLLAELRSAVRQEERLRDETALAVK from the coding sequence ATGCCAGCCGACACCCAGGCGCCCGGGCGGTCCGCACCGCCCCCGGGCTACCGCTCCGTGTTCCGGGTCCGTGAGTTCCGTACCGTCTTCGCCGCACATCTGCTGTCCGTGTTCGGCGTGGTCGTCGCCGAGATCTCGCTGTCCGTCCTCGTCTACCGCACCACCGGCTCACCCCTGATGAGCGCGCTCACCTTCGCCCTCGGCTTCCTCCCGTACGTCCTCGGCGGCACCCTCCTCGCCGGGATCGCCGACCGCCACCCCGCCCGCCGGGTGCTCGTCACCTGCGACCTCGTCTGCGCGCTCTGCGCCGCCGCCATGGTGGCGCCGGGCACGCCCGTCGCCGTGCTCCTCGTCCTGCGCTGCGCCATGGCCTTCGTCGCGCCGCTGTTCCAGGGCACGCGCAACGCCTCCCTCTCCGACATCCTCGGCACCGGCGACGCCTTCGTCCTGGGCCGCTCGCTGCTGCGCATGGTGGCCCAGAGCGCCCAGCTCATCGGCTTCGGCCTCGGTGGGCTGCTGCTCACCGTGCTCGCGCCACGCGCCGCCATCGCCCTCACCGCCGCCGGCTTCCTCGGCTCCGCGCTGCTGCTGCGGCTGGGCACGCGCAGCCGACCCGCCCGCGGCGGCGCCCGTACCTCCCCGCTCGCCGGACTGCGCGCCGTCCTCGGCCGCCGCCGGCTGCGGGCGCTGATGCTGCTGTTCTGGCTGCCGCCCGTCTTCCTCGTCGTCCCCGAGGCGCTGCTCGCCCCGTACGCGGACGGCATCGGCGTCGGCACCGCCGCGCTGGGCCTGATGATGTGCGCCATGCCCGTCGGCACCATCGCCGGGGAACTCTGGGCGGGCTCCGCCCTCACCGCCCGCACGCGCTCGCGGATCGTGATCCCGCTCGCCTCCGCCGGGCTGCTGCCGCTCCTGCTCTTCGCCCTGCGGCCGGGCCTGCCCGTGGTCCTCGCCGCCCTGCTGCTCGCCGGGCTGGCCCACGCCTACACCCTCGGGCTGGACCAGTGGTACGTCGACGCCGTCCCCGACGAGCTGCGGGGCCGGGCCATGACCTTGCTCAGCACCGGCCTGATGACCCTCCAGGGAGTCGGCATGGCCCTGGCCGGGCTGGCGGCCGAATTCCGCCCGGTGCACGAGGTGGTCACCGGCGCCGGGGTCCTCGGAACCGGGGTCGTCCTGCTGCTCCTGGCCGAACTCCGGTCCGCCGTCCGGCAGGAGGAACGACTGAGGGATGAGACGGCCCTCGCCGTGAAGTGA
- a CDS encoding MarR family winged helix-turn-helix transcriptional regulator codes for MPKPLSLPFDPIARADELWQQRWGPVPSMAAITSIMRAHQILLGEVDAVVKPYGLTFARYEALVLLTFSKAGELPMSKIGERLMVHPTSVTNTVDRLVRSGLVAKRPNPNDGRGTLASITEKGREVVEAATKALMAVDFGLGAYDAEECGEIFALLRPLRVAAADFQD; via the coding sequence GTGCCCAAGCCGCTCAGCCTTCCCTTCGATCCCATCGCCCGCGCCGACGAGCTCTGGCAGCAGCGCTGGGGACCCGTGCCCTCGATGGCCGCGATCACCTCGATCATGCGCGCGCACCAGATCCTGCTCGGCGAGGTCGACGCGGTCGTCAAGCCGTACGGGCTCACCTTCGCCCGGTACGAGGCACTGGTGCTGCTCACCTTCTCCAAGGCCGGCGAACTGCCGATGTCCAAGATCGGCGAGCGGCTGATGGTCCACCCGACGTCGGTGACCAACACCGTGGACCGGCTGGTGAGGTCCGGACTGGTCGCCAAGCGGCCCAACCCGAACGACGGCCGCGGCACCCTCGCCTCCATCACGGAGAAGGGCCGCGAGGTCGTCGAGGCCGCCACGAAGGCCCTGATGGCCGTCGACTTCGGCCTCGGCGCGTACGACGCCGAGGAGTGCGGGGAGATCTTCGCGCTGCTGCGCCCGCTGCGGGTGGCCGCGGCGGACTTCCAGGACTAG
- a CDS encoding DUF3817 domain-containing protein, protein MKRSVLTRYRAMAYVTAVMLLILCACMVAKYGFDTGADLTFVVSQAHGVLFMIYLVFAFDLSSKARWSFGKMLWVMLSGTIPVAAFFVERKVRAEVEPLVDDSLATAKA, encoded by the coding sequence ATGAAACGAAGCGTGCTGACCCGCTACCGCGCCATGGCCTACGTGACCGCGGTCATGCTCCTGATCCTCTGTGCCTGCATGGTGGCGAAGTACGGCTTCGACACCGGCGCCGACCTGACCTTCGTGGTCTCGCAGGCCCACGGTGTGCTCTTCATGATCTATCTGGTCTTCGCCTTCGACCTGAGCTCCAAGGCCAGGTGGTCCTTCGGCAAGATGCTCTGGGTCATGCTCAGCGGAACGATTCCGGTGGCAGCCTTCTTCGTCGAGCGCAAGGTCCGCGCCGAGGTCGAACCGCTGGTCGACGACTCGCTCGCGACCGCCAAGGCCTGA